One Cohnella candidum genomic region harbors:
- a CDS encoding ABC transporter substrate-binding protein, translating to MKVKALYLTLILVFVLSVLSGCGGAKKDTAVSSGNDTTDQASSDKKGEPYTVNFVYHAPKEGNQKEVNELVNKLTMKELNMKVNLIPLTWDSYQQKLSLMLASNEPIDISFVFTFDLPTYLSSGYIVDASKYSQYTEGIYKVLGDDAKTGYVGNIQAGFPMLNSRGAPSAFFVRKDIFDTLGYKASDFHVTTDDYSSFDQLTQLFAKVKEKYPDITPFDGYRTLGLNQVSYVDILGNNFGVLDNYGQTTKVTNWYESDQFKQFADLNREWFSKGYSSKDIVVDKTQGQAKMKAGKTFAFFASYGPNAEAAMKSQTGYDTVMIPVSEKLKSTTVVSGSMNAVMSTSRDKVKAFQFLNWAYNNAEFNDLLNWGVPGKDWVVNKDGFADYPDGVTAATVNYHEDFGFIYPNQYLMHPWAGNPKNIWDIYKQFSDDAIVSKAFGFNFDPTPVSDELTQLNTVLAKYETPISFGSVDPEENIAKLNSELKAAGLQKVIDEKQKQLDAWLAKQGK from the coding sequence ATGAAGGTGAAAGCGCTTTATCTAACGCTGATTCTGGTTTTTGTCTTATCGGTTCTCTCTGGATGCGGAGGAGCCAAGAAGGATACGGCGGTCTCATCCGGGAATGACACGACCGACCAAGCTTCGTCCGACAAGAAAGGGGAGCCGTATACGGTCAATTTCGTTTATCACGCCCCTAAAGAAGGCAATCAGAAAGAAGTCAACGAGTTGGTCAACAAGTTGACGATGAAAGAATTGAACATGAAAGTAAATCTGATTCCGCTTACCTGGGATTCTTACCAGCAGAAGTTGTCTCTGATGTTGGCGTCCAACGAACCGATCGATATCTCGTTCGTCTTCACTTTCGATCTGCCGACGTATCTTTCTTCAGGGTATATCGTGGATGCCTCTAAGTATTCCCAATACACCGAAGGCATTTATAAAGTGCTGGGCGATGATGCGAAAACCGGATATGTCGGCAATATTCAAGCCGGTTTTCCGATGTTGAATTCCCGGGGAGCGCCTTCGGCATTTTTTGTCAGGAAAGACATCTTCGATACGCTGGGCTACAAAGCCTCCGACTTCCACGTGACGACGGATGACTATTCCAGCTTCGACCAATTGACGCAGCTGTTCGCCAAAGTGAAAGAGAAATATCCCGATATCACCCCGTTCGATGGCTATCGCACCTTGGGCCTCAATCAGGTATCGTACGTAGATATCTTGGGCAACAACTTTGGCGTTTTAGACAACTACGGACAGACCACGAAAGTCACCAACTGGTACGAATCGGATCAGTTCAAGCAATTTGCCGACCTGAACCGGGAATGGTTCTCCAAAGGGTATTCGTCTAAGGATATCGTCGTGGATAAGACGCAAGGCCAAGCGAAAATGAAGGCTGGGAAAACGTTCGCCTTCTTCGCTTCCTACGGGCCTAATGCCGAAGCGGCCATGAAGTCCCAGACCGGGTACGATACGGTCATGATCCCGGTCTCCGAGAAGTTGAAGAGTACGACGGTTGTCAGCGGTTCTATGAATGCCGTCATGAGCACATCCCGTGATAAGGTGAAGGCCTTCCAGTTCCTGAACTGGGCCTATAACAATGCCGAATTCAACGATCTGCTGAACTGGGGAGTACCGGGAAAAGACTGGGTTGTCAATAAGGATGGTTTTGCGGACTATCCGGATGGCGTCACGGCAGCGACAGTGAACTACCATGAAGACTTCGGCTTCATCTATCCGAACCAATATTTGATGCATCCATGGGCCGGAAACCCCAAGAACATTTGGGATATTTACAAGCAATTCAGCGACGACGCGATCGTCTCCAAAGCGTTCGGGTTTAACTTTGATCCCACTCCGGTATCCGACGAGTTGACTCAGCTCAATACGGTTTTGGCGAAATATGAGACTCCCATCAGCTTCGGGTCCGTCGATCCCGAGGAGAACATCGCGAAGCTGAACAGTGAATTAAAGGCCGCCGGCCTGCAGAAGGTCATCGACGAAAAACAAAAACAGCTCGACGCGTGGTTGGCGAAACAAGGCAAGTAA
- a CDS encoding ABC transporter permease, translating into MNRKLKNLRPFVPLYLMMLPCAIYLLINNYIPMSGIVLAFKRFRASDGMFGSPWVGLHNFTYLFHSHDLITIVRNTLLYNAAFIIVNNAVGIFLAILIVEVTAKRLKKLYQSAVLLPFTLSMVVISYVVFAFLSQEHGMLNNGILKHHPVEWYSDSTWWPLILIIVNCWKYVGYGTLIFIASIAAIDRSLFEAGAIDGAGKWKQIWHITLPSLIPTVITLFILSVGRICYSDFGLFYLIPQNSGTLFNVTSTIDTYVYSSLTSPGGIGRSAATGFMQSAVGFLLVMLANAIVRKVSAKDAIF; encoded by the coding sequence ATGAATAGAAAGTTGAAGAACCTGCGGCCCTTTGTCCCACTGTATCTGATGATGCTCCCATGCGCGATCTATCTACTTATCAACAACTATATTCCGATGTCCGGGATCGTGTTGGCCTTCAAGCGGTTCCGGGCATCGGACGGCATGTTCGGGAGTCCCTGGGTCGGCTTGCACAACTTTACCTACCTGTTTCATTCGCATGATCTGATAACCATCGTGCGCAACACGCTGTTGTACAATGCCGCATTCATCATCGTGAATAACGCCGTGGGAATTTTTCTCGCCATCCTGATCGTCGAGGTCACGGCCAAACGTTTGAAGAAGCTGTACCAAAGCGCCGTCTTGCTCCCCTTTACGTTATCGATGGTGGTCATCAGTTACGTGGTATTCGCTTTCCTGAGCCAAGAGCACGGTATGCTCAATAACGGAATCCTAAAGCATCATCCCGTCGAGTGGTACTCCGACTCGACGTGGTGGCCGCTCATCCTGATCATCGTCAATTGCTGGAAATATGTTGGTTACGGTACCTTGATCTTTATCGCAAGCATAGCGGCCATCGACCGCTCATTATTCGAGGCGGGGGCCATCGACGGAGCCGGCAAATGGAAGCAAATCTGGCATATAACGTTGCCTTCCTTGATTCCGACCGTAATCACTCTCTTCATCCTGAGCGTGGGCAGAATATGCTACTCCGATTTTGGCCTGTTTTATTTGATTCCGCAAAATTCCGGCACCTTGTTCAATGTAACGTCTACCATCGACACTTACGTGTACAGCTCACTGACGAGCCCCGGAGGAATCGGACGATCAGCCGCCACCGGCTTTATGCAATCCGCGGTCGGCTTCCTGTTGGTCATGCTGGCCAATGCCATCGTCCGCAAAGTAAGTGCCAAAGACGCGATATTCTAA
- a CDS encoding carbohydrate ABC transporter permease gives MIEKKSYQIFYHIVLIIMVIIMVGPLLLLFISSITDESALIANGYSFIPTKLSAKAYEYMIANSSTILHAYGITIFVTFIGTILSILITAMMSFAISIENLPGRKVISFFVIFTMLFNGGLVPSYILWTSLDIRNTLWAYVFPFLLTNAFSIILMRSYFAANIPVDIYESAKMDGAGFTRIFFKMVIPLGMPILVTLGLFAGLGYWNDWQNGLYFISDSNMLSIQVLLNKMSQNIQAVISNAGLVNQTAAMTLPQESIRMAIAFVAILPILVVYPFLQKYFASGIMGGAVKG, from the coding sequence ATGATTGAGAAGAAATCATACCAAATCTTCTATCACATCGTTCTGATCATCATGGTGATCATCATGGTCGGGCCGCTGCTGTTGCTCTTTATATCATCCATCACCGACGAGAGCGCGCTCATTGCGAACGGGTATTCCTTCATTCCTACCAAGCTGAGCGCCAAAGCCTATGAATACATGATAGCCAACTCCTCCACGATCTTGCACGCATACGGAATCACGATCTTCGTGACGTTCATCGGGACTATATTGAGCATCCTGATCACGGCCATGATGAGCTTTGCGATCTCGATCGAGAACCTGCCGGGAAGGAAGGTCATCAGTTTCTTTGTCATCTTCACGATGCTGTTCAACGGAGGATTGGTCCCCTCTTATATTCTGTGGACCAGCCTGGACATCCGTAACACGCTCTGGGCCTACGTGTTTCCCTTCTTGCTTACCAATGCGTTTAGCATTATTTTAATGAGGTCTTATTTTGCCGCGAACATTCCGGTCGATATTTATGAATCCGCGAAGATGGACGGCGCTGGGTTCACCCGAATCTTCTTCAAGATGGTAATTCCGCTCGGGATGCCGATCCTGGTAACGCTCGGCCTCTTCGCAGGACTCGGTTACTGGAATGATTGGCAGAACGGTCTGTACTTTATTTCGGATTCCAACATGCTGAGCATTCAGGTTCTCTTGAACAAGATGAGCCAGAATATCCAGGCGGTCATTTCGAACGCCGGTTTAGTGAACCAGACCGCAGCCATGACGCTTCCCCAGGAATCCATCCGCATGGCGATCGCATTCGTGGCCATTCTGCCGATTCTGGTCGTGTACCCGTTCCTGCAGAAATACTTTGCCAGCGGAATTATGGGTGGAGCTGTCAAAGGGTAA
- a CDS encoding MFS transporter, with protein sequence MGHCIETNQEFDRNPEQSADGASVIWNLQFINIFIVNIVLNMGQFMMSSLIPKFAADMGATAAIVGMITSMFAVTALGIRPVVGPATGYFKKNRLLAAAIGIIIVAFLFYGMAHSLPMIIIGRLLHGIGMGFLAPLSLALASESLPSGKMTAGIGYFSLGQAIATAIGPSVGLELVRLIGYNMTFMIGALSMALVLVMSLRLKTETPMRTGKFRITLRDVIAFEVLTPSILMFFLSGAYSSINSFILIYGGIEGIDGIGLFFTAYAVCLLFSRPFSGKLADKYGLDKILIPGIVCFALSFVMISYSRTLPMFLIAGAVSAFGYGICQPVIQSLCMRLVPNARRGVAGNTIYIGVDLGYLIAPSIAGGVTTMVQTHSGNLTLGYAVMYRVMTIPIAIAMVIYLFKKKELKAKSEQSG encoded by the coding sequence ATGGGGCATTGCATTGAAACCAACCAAGAGTTTGATCGAAACCCTGAACAATCCGCAGACGGTGCAAGCGTCATTTGGAATCTGCAGTTTATCAATATATTCATCGTGAACATCGTATTGAACATGGGACAGTTCATGATGTCTTCACTGATCCCTAAATTCGCGGCGGATATGGGGGCGACGGCCGCTATCGTGGGGATGATCACCAGCATGTTCGCCGTCACCGCGCTCGGGATTCGCCCCGTGGTGGGCCCGGCCACCGGGTATTTCAAGAAAAATCGATTGTTGGCCGCTGCCATTGGCATCATTATTGTGGCCTTCCTCTTCTATGGAATGGCCCACAGCCTTCCCATGATCATCATCGGACGATTGCTGCACGGCATCGGGATGGGGTTTCTTGCCCCGCTCAGCCTGGCGCTGGCCAGTGAGTCCTTGCCAAGCGGCAAAATGACGGCGGGAATCGGATATTTCTCGCTGGGACAGGCCATCGCGACCGCCATCGGGCCGTCGGTCGGGCTCGAGTTGGTACGCCTGATCGGCTATAATATGACATTCATGATCGGCGCCTTGTCGATGGCCTTGGTTCTCGTCATGTCTTTGCGGCTAAAGACGGAAACGCCGATGCGGACGGGCAAGTTTAGAATCACGTTGCGCGATGTCATCGCCTTCGAGGTGTTGACGCCGTCCATCCTGATGTTTTTTCTATCCGGCGCGTACTCCAGCATTAATTCGTTCATTCTGATCTATGGTGGGATCGAGGGCATCGACGGAATCGGGCTGTTCTTCACGGCATACGCCGTCTGCTTGTTGTTCTCGCGACCGTTCAGCGGAAAGCTTGCGGATAAATACGGGTTGGATAAGATCCTGATTCCCGGCATCGTTTGCTTTGCCTTGTCGTTCGTGATGATCAGCTACTCCCGCACGCTTCCGATGTTTCTAATCGCGGGGGCCGTATCGGCTTTCGGTTACGGCATTTGCCAGCCGGTCATTCAGTCTCTGTGTATGAGACTCGTTCCGAACGCCCGTCGCGGGGTAGCGGGCAACACGATTTACATCGGCGTGGATCTAGGCTATTTGATCGCGCCCTCCATTGCGGGAGGGGTAACCACCATGGTGCAAACCCATAGCGGCAATCTGACCCTCGGCTATGCGGTCATGTACCGGGTCATGACGATTCCGATCGCCATCGCGATGGTCATCTATTTGTTCAAGAAAAAGGAATTGAAAGCGAAGTCGGAGCAGAGCGGTTAA
- a CDS encoding alpha/beta hydrolase, whose protein sequence is MSIVTMNFESEYLNNNHEISIILPNKPREVPAKDYYGSGKKYPVLWLLHGTLGDHTDWIRKTNIELYACEKDLIVVMPSALNSNYSNWNGSNHSNYYGSKSGFGMYDYLTEELMPLIYNWFPASSKREDNFIAGLSMGGRGTIKFAASHPDKFAAAAVLSAAPVNYSLLTEEELRQDDIQSRRLRGMVENAGGLDAFIQSEENAWRVMDSLAGSGKLPRLLFACGTGDTMIYDNLKLFKAHAEEIGIEAEFWTLDGYGHEWRFWDLAIQHALAFFGLKDTGASPY, encoded by the coding sequence ATGTCCATCGTAACGATGAACTTTGAGAGCGAATATTTGAATAACAACCACGAGATCAGCATTATTCTTCCGAACAAGCCCCGGGAGGTTCCGGCGAAAGACTATTACGGGAGCGGAAAGAAATACCCGGTGCTATGGCTCCTGCACGGCACGCTCGGCGACCATACGGACTGGATTCGCAAGACGAACATCGAGCTGTATGCATGCGAGAAAGACCTGATCGTGGTCATGCCGAGCGCGCTGAACAGCAATTACTCCAATTGGAACGGCAGCAATCACTCCAATTATTACGGGAGCAAGTCGGGGTTCGGCATGTACGATTACCTGACCGAGGAACTCATGCCACTGATCTACAACTGGTTCCCCGCATCATCGAAGCGGGAGGACAACTTTATCGCGGGCTTGTCCATGGGAGGGCGGGGAACGATCAAGTTCGCGGCCAGCCACCCCGACAAGTTTGCCGCGGCGGCCGTCCTGTCCGCGGCACCGGTGAATTACAGCCTTCTGACAGAAGAAGAATTGCGGCAGGACGACATCCAATCCCGGCGGCTGCGGGGAATGGTAGAGAATGCGGGCGGGTTGGACGCGTTCATTCAATCCGAGGAGAACGCATGGCGAGTCATGGATTCGCTTGCGGGAAGCGGCAAGCTTCCCCGGCTCCTGTTCGCTTGCGGAACCGGGGATACGATGATATACGATAACTTGAAGCTTTTCAAGGCACATGCCGAAGAGATCGGCATCGAGGCCGAGTTTTGGACGCTTGACGGGTACGGCCACGAGTGGAGATTCTGGGACCTTGCCATTCAGCATGCCCTTGCATTTTTCGGCCTGAAGGATACCGGCGCAAGCCCGTACTAA
- a CDS encoding stalk domain-containing protein yields MQRKVFIQPGSPNDENRHYLPEAIKGSDMVVNENGNNSQVYPERLIEYTDAVTDGISDTWYEYVPASYDGTTKVPLVVSMHGGLMTGWGQAIYTSWTLVADREGFIVLFPSAGRRRFWMIDIEKEKLEEITAPREDGMYLNRPPEDPADNHDMNFILGLIERMVQKYNIDEGRIFIQGMSMGEMMSNQMARYHGKVFAGMAGSGAPSNPSLLFDQAGEILNRGGPLAVWQTRLEHDQDTFHGDMDYVVMKNLEYWKRINGCGGLPELKIEGEDNFAFYRGEQADLVFRDVKNRDHGQTFDDAELVWDYLFSGIRRDEQGQIVNREPLSPRKGDEFAIALADGSAKAFVGNRLVTMSGPATRHKKLKYHGLNGGAIVRGDYFMVPVSFVAEVFGASCSKSHEGFAAEVALPDGRVLQFARGSIGCVVDNRIHSMLCEAVFRDGELYVPIEWVCRRLFNHHTSTCEDVLYITDHDAELSLNMARIIRDDILV; encoded by the coding sequence ATGCAAAGGAAAGTGTTCATTCAACCCGGGTCTCCTAATGACGAGAACCGGCATTACCTGCCGGAGGCGATCAAGGGTTCGGATATGGTCGTCAACGAGAACGGCAACAACTCTCAGGTCTACCCCGAGCGATTGATCGAATATACAGATGCCGTAACGGACGGAATTTCGGATACATGGTACGAGTACGTGCCGGCATCTTATGACGGGACAACCAAAGTGCCGTTGGTGGTTTCTATGCACGGCGGCCTAATGACGGGGTGGGGACAGGCGATCTACACGTCCTGGACGTTGGTGGCGGACCGCGAAGGTTTTATCGTGCTGTTCCCCAGCGCCGGGCGGAGACGGTTCTGGATGATCGACATCGAGAAGGAAAAACTCGAGGAGATTACCGCTCCCCGCGAGGACGGAATGTACTTGAACCGGCCTCCTGAAGACCCGGCTGACAACCACGACATGAACTTCATCCTCGGATTGATCGAACGGATGGTGCAGAAGTACAACATTGATGAGGGCCGGATATTCATCCAGGGCATGTCGATGGGCGAGATGATGTCGAATCAGATGGCACGCTACCATGGCAAAGTGTTTGCGGGAATGGCCGGTTCCGGCGCTCCGAGCAATCCCAGTCTGCTGTTCGATCAAGCAGGGGAGATCCTCAATCGGGGAGGCCCGCTGGCCGTGTGGCAGACCCGGCTTGAGCATGACCAGGATACCTTCCATGGGGATATGGACTACGTGGTCATGAAGAACCTGGAATACTGGAAGCGGATCAACGGTTGCGGAGGGCTGCCCGAACTCAAGATCGAAGGCGAGGACAACTTCGCCTTCTACAGGGGAGAACAGGCCGATCTGGTGTTCCGCGACGTGAAGAACCGCGACCACGGCCAGACTTTCGATGATGCGGAGCTGGTGTGGGATTATCTGTTCTCCGGCATAAGGCGGGACGAACAGGGCCAAATCGTGAACCGCGAACCGCTGTCTCCGCGCAAGGGGGACGAATTTGCCATCGCATTGGCCGACGGAAGCGCGAAGGCTTTCGTGGGCAACCGGCTTGTCACGATGAGCGGGCCGGCCACCCGGCATAAGAAGCTCAAGTATCATGGTCTGAACGGGGGGGCCATCGTCAGGGGCGATTACTTCATGGTACCGGTGTCCTTCGTGGCAGAGGTATTCGGCGCGTCCTGTTCGAAATCCCATGAAGGCTTTGCCGCCGAGGTGGCCCTTCCGGACGGCCGTGTGCTGCAATTCGCGCGTGGAAGTATCGGATGCGTGGTGGACAACCGGATTCATTCCATGTTGTGCGAAGCGGTATTCAGAGACGGAGAATTGTACGTTCCGATTGAATGGGTCTGCCGGCGGCTGTTTAACCATCACACGTCGACATGCGAAGACGTGCTCTATATTACCGATCATGACGCCGAGCTTTCCCTCAACATGGCTCGCATCATTCGCGACGACATTCTGGTCTGA
- the gtfA gene encoding sucrose phosphorylase — MKNITNQVMLITYADSMGNDLKELYGILDKHFEGVIGGVHILPFYPSSGDRGFAVINYDSVDPNFGDWEDIRKFSEKYYLMADFMINHVSIRSEEFKDYMKNGDASPYRDIFIHWEEFWPNGEPTEEELETLYRRKLQGPYLSFTREDGKTVKLWNTFFEEQVDIDPWAPATQQYYERNLTRIAEYVPLIRFDAFAYASKKPGTSCFFVEPEVWDVLDIGMKPLRALGTEMLPEIHENYKIQLKMAERGHWVYDFALPMLMLHGLMTGRTDRLIHWLKICPRKQFTTLDTHDGIGVVDVAGLLDEDEIDLVRDKVNEKTAEAQKFIKAPPGIVKMSGAKAKQYQLMSTYYSALDEDDASYLLARIVQLYAPGIPQVYYVGLLAGENDMETLKRLGEPRSLNRHNYSHEEIEAQVQIPMLRRLYEIMRFRNTYPAFDGEIEIDEFAGDGKLGITWRNQENWTTLRADFRTKEFEISYLGEKESIEVL, encoded by the coding sequence ATGAAGAACATCACCAACCAGGTCATGCTGATCACGTATGCGGACAGCATGGGAAACGATCTGAAGGAACTTTACGGGATTTTGGACAAGCATTTCGAAGGCGTCATCGGCGGCGTTCATATCCTTCCTTTCTACCCTTCTTCGGGCGACCGCGGATTCGCGGTCATCAACTACGATAGCGTGGATCCGAATTTCGGCGATTGGGAAGATATCCGGAAATTCTCGGAGAAATATTACCTGATGGCGGACTTCATGATCAATCACGTATCCATCCGCAGCGAAGAATTCAAGGATTACATGAAAAATGGCGACGCATCGCCGTACCGGGACATTTTCATCCATTGGGAGGAGTTCTGGCCGAACGGGGAGCCGACCGAAGAGGAGCTGGAAACCCTGTATCGGCGCAAGCTGCAGGGTCCATATCTGTCATTCACCCGCGAGGACGGGAAGACCGTCAAGCTGTGGAACACCTTCTTCGAGGAACAGGTCGACATCGATCCATGGGCTCCTGCTACGCAGCAATACTATGAACGCAATCTAACGCGCATTGCGGAATACGTTCCCCTGATTCGTTTTGACGCGTTCGCCTATGCCTCCAAGAAGCCGGGGACGAGCTGTTTCTTCGTGGAACCGGAGGTTTGGGACGTATTGGATATCGGCATGAAACCCTTGAGGGCCTTGGGGACGGAAATGCTGCCGGAAATCCACGAGAACTATAAAATCCAGCTAAAAATGGCGGAGCGGGGGCATTGGGTGTATGATTTCGCTTTGCCCATGCTGATGCTTCACGGCTTGATGACCGGTCGCACGGACCGATTGATCCATTGGCTGAAAATCTGTCCTCGCAAACAATTCACCACCCTGGATACACACGACGGCATAGGAGTCGTTGACGTAGCCGGTCTGCTGGACGAGGACGAGATCGACTTGGTAAGGGACAAGGTCAATGAGAAAACCGCGGAGGCCCAGAAGTTCATCAAAGCGCCGCCCGGCATCGTGAAGATGTCCGGCGCCAAAGCCAAGCAGTATCAGCTGATGTCCACGTATTACTCCGCGCTTGACGAAGACGATGCCTCTTATCTTCTGGCACGGATCGTGCAGTTGTATGCGCCGGGAATTCCCCAGGTTTATTATGTGGGTTTATTAGCCGGTGAGAACGACATGGAAACCTTAAAGCGCCTTGGCGAGCCCAGAAGCCTCAACCGTCACAATTATTCGCATGAAGAAATCGAGGCACAGGTGCAGATTCCGATGTTGCGGCGGTTGTATGAAATCATGCGCTTCCGGAATACGTATCCGGCCTTCGACGGCGAGATCGAGATCGACGAATTCGCGGGAGACGGAAAGTTAGGCATTACCTGGAGAAACCAAGAGAATTGGACCACTCTTCGCGCGGACTTCCGGACGAAAGAATTTGAGATCTCATACTTGGGCGAAAAGGAATCGATAGAAGTTCTCTAA
- a CDS encoding alpha/beta hydrolase, with product MDDFLSRVNPELQEGLNALLTLRLPDDLPMARQFTPPPFAKSDAVLTTVRYISGGDENEMLIKIYEPAGREGRRLPALLWIHGGGYVLGHPDGDDGLCEDFVKTADCVVVSPDYRLAPEYPYPAPIEDCYAALVWLAEAAEDLKIDPSRIAIGGASAGGGLTAALALLARDRRGPAVCFQMPLYPMIDDRNVTPSSHEITYPVVWNRANNVEAWKLYLGDHAFGEISPYAAASRATDLRGLPPAYTCVGQLDPFRDETLHYVAQLAQAGVDVEFTLYPGGYHGFEHVNPKSEIGQRARDGYLNAMVRALRHG from the coding sequence ATGGACGACTTTCTCAGTCGCGTAAATCCGGAATTGCAGGAGGGTTTGAACGCGCTGCTCACCCTTCGCCTGCCCGACGATCTGCCGATGGCCCGGCAATTCACCCCGCCTCCGTTCGCGAAATCCGATGCCGTTCTTACGACGGTGCGATATATCTCCGGCGGGGATGAAAATGAGATGCTGATAAAAATTTACGAACCGGCCGGCAGAGAGGGACGCCGGTTGCCGGCACTGCTGTGGATTCATGGGGGAGGATACGTGCTCGGCCACCCTGACGGCGACGACGGTCTCTGCGAAGATTTCGTCAAAACCGCCGATTGCGTCGTCGTTTCGCCGGACTATCGCTTGGCTCCCGAGTACCCGTACCCGGCGCCGATCGAAGATTGCTATGCCGCCTTGGTCTGGCTGGCGGAGGCCGCGGAAGATTTGAAAATCGATCCTTCCAGAATCGCGATCGGAGGGGCTAGCGCGGGAGGGGGCCTGACGGCGGCGCTGGCCCTGCTTGCACGTGATCGCAGAGGGCCGGCCGTCTGTTTCCAAATGCCGTTGTATCCGATGATCGACGATCGCAACGTCACGCCTTCAAGCCACGAAATTACGTATCCCGTGGTGTGGAATCGAGCCAATAACGTAGAGGCTTGGAAGCTGTATCTCGGTGATCATGCTTTCGGAGAGATTTCCCCCTATGCGGCAGCCAGCCGCGCGACGGATCTGCGGGGATTGCCTCCCGCTTATACTTGCGTGGGGCAATTGGATCCGTTTCGAGACGAAACGCTGCATTATGTAGCCCAATTGGCGCAGGCTGGCGTGGATGTAGAATTTACTCTTTATCCCGGCGGCTACCACGGTTTCGAGCATGTAAATCCGAAGTCGGAAATCGGTCAACGCGCACGCGACGGGTACTTGAATGCGATGGTAAGAGCGCTCCGACATGGATAG
- a CDS encoding ROK family protein encodes MVIGAIEAGGTKFVCGIGNERGEILTRISFPTQRPEVTMGKVIEFLRKTKVEAIGIGSFGPINLNRGSPHYGYITTTPKPGWSNYDILGVIKREFDVPCGWDTDVNAAVLGEVTWGAARGVDNCMYYTFGTGVGAGIYAEGKLVHGMMHPEAGHIMVRRHAADRYEGCCPYHGDCLEGMASGPAIENRWGVKCSELPPDHPAWAMQAYYIGQALCGSILMLSPNKIILGGGVMKQLQLFPLIHSEVQRTLNGYVGSEQVLSNITPYIVQPALGDDAGLCGALALGLSAMDVSE; translated from the coding sequence ATGGTCATAGGAGCGATTGAAGCGGGTGGAACGAAATTCGTATGCGGGATCGGTAATGAACGAGGGGAAATTCTGACTCGGATCAGTTTTCCGACGCAACGGCCGGAAGTGACGATGGGTAAAGTAATTGAATTTCTTCGAAAAACGAAGGTAGAGGCAATCGGTATTGGCTCATTCGGTCCGATAAACTTGAATCGCGGAAGCCCGCACTATGGGTATATCACGACGACGCCTAAACCGGGATGGTCGAATTACGATATCCTTGGCGTGATCAAGCGTGAGTTCGACGTTCCTTGTGGCTGGGACACCGATGTGAACGCGGCGGTGCTTGGCGAAGTGACATGGGGGGCTGCTCGCGGAGTTGACAACTGTATGTACTATACGTTCGGGACAGGTGTCGGAGCCGGAATTTACGCGGAAGGCAAGCTCGTGCACGGGATGATGCACCCCGAAGCAGGACATATCATGGTTCGGCGGCATGCCGCTGATCGTTATGAAGGGTGTTGTCCTTATCACGGCGATTGCCTCGAAGGGATGGCTTCAGGTCCGGCTATCGAAAACCGCTGGGGAGTCAAATGCAGCGAATTGCCGCCCGATCACCCGGCTTGGGCTATGCAAGCGTATTACATCGGACAAGCGCTCTGCGGCAGCATCCTGATGCTGTCCCCGAACAAGATCATTTTAGGTGGCGGCGTTATGAAGCAGTTGCAATTGTTCCCGTTAATCCATTCGGAAGTGCAGAGGACTCTAAATGGCTACGTTGGATCAGAGCAGGTGTTATCCAACATAACCCCATACATCGTTCAACCGGCTCTAGGCGATGATGCGGGTCTATGCGGTGCACTGGCGCTAGGCTTATCTGCCATGGATGTGAGCGAATAA
- a CDS encoding aldo/keto reductase yields MSRLQTEYIDIMQFHGGYLTEEDYRRVVNDGPLDALKECRKQGKIRYIGITNEVPDHTVLWAVQSGHFDLIQIRYNLFYQGAADPIIPEAAKNDIAVAVMRPLTSQSLLRFMKRIAPEALEKIDVHQVALDFLHSTPDISVAICGMRNENEVLSNIRTVEKKEWRWDFKLDRGQGGVQF; encoded by the coding sequence TTGTCGCGCCTTCAAACGGAATATATCGATATCATGCAGTTTCACGGCGGTTACTTAACGGAAGAAGATTATCGGCGAGTCGTCAACGACGGCCCTTTGGATGCCTTGAAGGAGTGCCGGAAGCAAGGGAAAATTCGCTATATCGGCATTACGAACGAAGTTCCGGACCATACGGTGCTTTGGGCCGTTCAATCCGGACATTTCGATCTGATCCAGATTCGATATAATCTGTTCTATCAGGGAGCCGCCGACCCCATCATCCCTGAAGCCGCGAAAAACGATATCGCCGTAGCCGTCATGAGGCCGTTGACGAGTCAGTCCTTACTTCGATTTATGAAGCGGATTGCTCCCGAGGCGCTGGAAAAGATCGACGTGCATCAAGTCGCTTTGGACTTCTTGCATTCAACCCCGGATATATCCGTCGCCATATGCGGCATGCGGAACGAAAACGAAGTTTTGAGCAATATCAGAACGGTTGAAAAGAAAGAATGGCGCTGGGACTTTAAGCTTGATCGAGGTCAAGGCGGCGTTCAGTTCTGA